A window from Verrucomicrobiia bacterium encodes these proteins:
- a CDS encoding AAA family ATPase produces MYEDLAYAIEKLLAEQEVVVVAISGHGGSGKSTLADKLARQFGVADNQIIRTDGLHAKSYMQAKDLFDHHDWATIMDIMSNARTSERLKYLKRNDKEIESIVDEPRPRVVIFEGIRLLRPGIMPFVDISVWIDCPIDLATARAKERNRQQGDSEAEIALWDTKWGPEGKLYVEQVSPHKIASFIYTEYI; encoded by the coding sequence ATGTACGAAGATCTAGCATATGCCATCGAGAAACTACTCGCCGAGCAGGAGGTGGTTGTCGTAGCAATATCGGGCCATGGTGGCTCCGGCAAATCGACCCTAGCCGATAAGCTGGCGCGCCAATTCGGGGTAGCCGATAATCAAATCATTCGAACCGATGGCCTGCACGCAAAGAGTTATATGCAAGCAAAAGACCTTTTTGACCATCACGACTGGGCAACCATCATGGACATCATGTCGAATGCCCGCACCAGTGAGCGCCTGAAATACCTAAAGCGTAACGACAAAGAAATAGAGAGCATAGTTGATGAGCCGCGCCCACGAGTAGTCATATTCGAAGGCATTCGCCTACTGCGCCCAGGGATAATGCCCTTTGTAGACATCAGCGTTTGGATAGATTGCCCCATAGACCTAGCTACCGCCCGCGCCAAAGAAAGAAATCGTCAGCAGGGTGACAGTGAAGCCGAAATTGCACTATGGGATACCAAATGGGGCCCCGAAGGCAAGCTTTACGTAGAGCAAGTTTCGCCACACAAAATCGCGAGCTTTATATACACCGAATATATCTAG